A stretch of DNA from Falco biarmicus isolate bFalBia1 chromosome 6, bFalBia1.pri, whole genome shotgun sequence:
CCACAGAGCCATCACAAGTCACAAAAGCATTAGGCTGAGAAAGTTTAGGTCTCTACTGATCATAATTCACACTCCCCACTCACTCCATTATTACTACGTAGGGAGTCCTAGACTAACTTGTATCTTAATTGATTCCGATGGCTTGTTTCTTAGTTCCACAAGTATCCACAGGATCTGTGGCAATGCCAAAAGTCTTCTTCAACAGGAATTCATATTTCACCTCACTGAATACTTTACTTATTCATCAGAAATTCTTACAGCATTTTACAGTGATTAATTATGTCTCCAGGCAAAAGCACTTTACCAATCTTACAACAGTGAAGTGAGGCACaggatgagggagagaaaactcaggagaaaaatcacagcaattGACACATCCTTATGGTCCCTAGTTCTAATGCGAAATCCCTGCTCTCAGTGCCCTTACTGAACCCCTAGATCAAACTCAACTTTTCAAATTCAAGATCAGATTTTCCATGGAGAGCTGTGCTCTGTTCTTAGCTACCTAATGCCAGTAAAAACATCTGAGATCATGATTGTGGTTCATTTGAGCAATAGCCTCTGAAGTGGAGAGCGCACACCCCAGGGTCTGCACAAGACAAGCCACTGGGGTGTGGgaattgtaaagaaaatatctttaataaataaaataaaatgtaaaaatgtttatttcatctTCATCTCATGCTTGTTAAACTTTTGTGTATGCTTTGTAAAGTACATAGCATACCAGTAGAGTAGCACATGCATATAAATAAACATATATTGAGGCTGCATGctcaatttatttatttttttactgatatGTGTGCACAATCAAAAATGTTTGGAGACTACTGCAGTAGAGCATGTTAGCAGTAAGTTCAATGAATTCCAACTCTTTGAAGAAGTCAAAGAGAACCGTTACATCTGTGCTGCGTTTAGTTCCTCTCTCTGAACAAGACAATAAAAAGAAGCCATTAGGTCACACAGCTGGCAAGAACCGTCTTTCCTAGCCCTGGCTCTTTATTTGATGGGGATAATGGGACTGATCTGCCAAATCCCCACAgggtttttcttcagaattttttttaatcagaattaCAGGTGTTCGGCACGCTTGAGTTAGGTGATTGTCATCATTCTAAAACCTCACCTATCAGATACAAAAACAGATGAGTGTTTTACTGTAAGGTCCTCTGCGATTGTCAGATAAGACACATCCGATCTGACCTGGCACAcatcagctgcttcagcagTGCCTACTACACCGCCTATATGAGTAGAACATGGCACCTTCAGCCCTACATCCAGAGGAATTACCATGTTCTAGTTACTGTCAAAATGTTCTACAGGGACAAGTAACTCAGGACCTCAACTTTGTTAAGATGTTTGCATCTTCCAGGAGAGGATCGTTACCAAATTAGATGGTGGCTGTGATCCAGGTACCACAACATTGCCTCCTAGAAAATTTTCCTGTTATGCATTTATAAAAGGACAGGCTACTTCTTTAACACAAGTAAACACATAGAGGCTTTTCAAAAAGCTATGTGCCTTTTAACTCGCCTCTGCACTGCAAAATTAGCAAAGGAAGTGGAGAAAGGGAGTTTTCATACCAGAAAGAAGCTTTTTTATAGCAAAAACAACCATGACCgctgtttcttttccaggatACAGCTCTGGCACTGAGCAGAAGATCGTTAGGAACTGCAACGCAGACTGAAGGAACTGTAGATTACCTCCGGCACAGGGCAGCTCTCTCAGTATCTGAGAGTAAAACTTTTGGTACAGTTTAATACGGGGTTGCTCCAAAAACCCACTGGGCTCCTTCTGCCAGCCCTTTTTGACAGCATGGCTCAgatctgctttgagaagagtAGTGACAGATGGTATGAATGCTACAGGCAAAGGCTCGTTTTCAGTGTTACTCTGAAGACCGTCTTCAACAGTTCTGACCATTTGCACAACTACTGGCTCCAACAGAGCAGACAGTACATTCGCAGACTGCAGCTTCTTttctggcagctgctgaaggTGGAGTGTGACTACGTGACAGAGTGTGGTGAATGCCATGAGCAGTAACTGCCCAGCTGCGGGATTCCAGTTTTTCCAGCCTTTGCTTTTGGCTGCACCACCATCTGACTTGCAGCTTACCAGGAAAGACATGAACTTTTCCAAGTTGAGCCTCACACTTTGCCTTCTTTCAATAATCAtctgaagaaagttttccaaaAAGGCTTGGGCTTCCTGGAGATACTGTCCCCAAACAGGAACAGTCAAGACATCAGTGAAGAATTTGCTAGCTGTAAGCTGGGAGGTCATAACAGCCTCAAGAACATCACTGGCGTGAAACaccttaaaaatacagctggCATTCCTGCCAGCTTGCAAGCACCTCAGGAGGCGGAAGCAGGTACTTAAAAACTTCAGCAGTAACAGCTTGCTGCAAGAGACTCTAGCCCTGGTATTGGCTAGCAGGGACAGGAGCACCAGAAAACACCGGGTACAGTCAGAGGGAAGAAGACTGTCTAGTTTCAGAAGAGAAGCAATTTCTAGCAAACCCAAGCAGCTTTCTAGCTGACTTTCTTTCAGGATGACAGGGCAGCAGCTTTTTGCTAACAGTACTATACACTGGGCAACCTTCTCCAGTGTTTTCCAAGACAAGCTGAACTCATTcttctgcagtttgttttctgatggTGCTTCCCACAGATCAACAGATCTGCAGTGAGCCAGCATTTCTTCATGCCAAGGGATATTACCTGCAGACAGCTGTTGAACTGGCTGATCTACCGAATCCTTGGCAGCAGTGGGCAGCACCCTAGCAAACCGACGAATAAGACTGGTCAGAAAAGCACAATGCAGGACcttcatttctggaagaaaggAGCTATGCATCAAACCAAGAGATACCTTCCCAATGCTGATGAAAGACTCCTGGTCTGCGGCAGCTTCCTGATCTTTGGCCAATACTAAGGTCTCTAGAAGCACATTTGCAAGGTACTCTACATCCTTCAGGGACATAAACGGCAACAGGATAGTCAGGTTGGAGATGATGAGGTGCCAGTGTGCTGTGGGGTAAGTAAGATCACTTATTGCGCCGATATCTCCATCCCATGGTTCAGATTCTCCCCTGTTCATGCTGGATCTCCCGGACTCCAGGATGAAAGCTGTAGCATGCTGCAAGGTCTGTAGGTCAGCTTTTGTCTGTATTAAaatcatctttattttctgaagcgTGAGCAGTTCTAAGCAATATTTACTAGTGGAGGCAAAACTATTTGCAAGTTCCATGACTCTCTCCCAGCACTGCTCCTCCACACCAGGGAGTAAAGCTGAAATGCCCCAGTGCCTTGCAGCAGGttcagtaacagcagcagcaatttcaGCTTTTGGAGACACATATTTACTGCAGCTAACACCAAACAAAGTGTCTACCTCAACCCAAGTGTAAACAAGGAGGAGAGCAGAGTCACTGGCCTTTCTTAGCCAAAGGTCTgacttctcttcctctcttctaggagcctgcagcagctccatcaGTGGCTGAATTATTCCCTTCTGCATCTTTGCCAGCAGACTCTGAGTGCGAAGGACCACAGGGGAAGGGGTGACATCATCTAGGCTCCTCATGTTGAACAGAAAAGCGTGCAGCACCAAGCTCACCGACAGCAGCTTCAAGGCCATGTCAACTGACCCTTCAACATCAGGAATGATAAAGGTCTGGCATTTCTCCACAAAGAGACACAAAATGTCCAGAATCTGGTTGGGTGGCAGTTCAAGGAGGCACTCATGAAGCTTTACTGTCAGGCCAGCAGAGAAGACAGGCAGTCTCAGCTGatcagcagctggctggcaaaTGACTGTCAATACCTCCTCAAAGAGCCGTGGGAATTGTCGCAGCTTGGAGTAAGTCTGAAACATGGTGTTGATGAGAGCCTCCTGGGGTTTCTTCGTGCGTGGCTCAGAGACCTCGGCATCAATCCATGCTGAGGCCACTAAGTCATCCAGGTCTGGCTCTACTATAAGGTGGTTTAATGACATCAAGAGTTTGAGACACCTGAACCAAGCAGGGATGGAAGCTTGGGAGTGCCTCAACAACACCTGTGCTAGCTTGCGGTAAAACCCAAACTGTACCTCCTTGTGCCGGATACGGTCACGGGCAACATTATAGATATCACTGCTAAGCACCAAGTTCAGAAGCTGTTCCAAAGCAAGCAGCTCCGTGCTCCAGTCCGCAGGGGAGAGCATATCCTCCCACACACCCTGCTGTAGGCCAGAGAGCCTGAGACAGCCAAAAAGGCTGCTCAGCATGTGGAAACACACAAGGTGGTTTTCCGCCTTACAGTACGAGTCCAGAAAGAGCTTATATAGCAGGGACACTgaaccagccacagcagctccaTGAAGGGCAGGTTCACAAAAGCCACTGCCCAGCTTGGTCTGCACTGTGCTGACTGGTAGCAAAACACTTTTCAAAgctcctttcttcttctcttggAGGTTCTGttctggcagcagctcctctttGTAGGATAAGAAAAGCTCAGGCTGGAATAACCCAGCCTGCAGCAAAGTTTCTACTTGGTTTCGGATTTCCCTGCTCAGGTGCTGACGCACATGGTTGTCATCTGCTTGTGTCCAGCTCCTCACAGTTAGCCAGTGTCTCAGGAGCAGACACGGCTGGAGCAAGTGACTTGTCACTTGCCCAAACACACGATTTGGGTTGGTTTGCTGCCTCTGGATCAGGAGGTACTGAGTAAAGGTAAGCTGGAGGACTCTGAACAACTGGGAACCCACAGCATCATCAGAAGCCAGCTGCTGACATGCCAGCTTGGCCAGCTTGCTGAGGAGATCAACCAAGAGCTCACACTTTGCTGTGTAAATGATGGAGAGCGAAGGAGTAGAAAGGATGCCACTGGAGCAACTCAGCACTGTGCcaatgttttgctgtgttttttgaGAACAGGCCTCTGATAACCTTTCGTTTATGACCTGaagattggggggggggggggggggggtagaaaaaaaaaaagaaagaaaaaaaacccagtcaaTTTTACATACAAAGACAAAGCTCATCATCATGAACCAACATCACCTTCTGTGAACTTTGGCTGCAAGAAGGAAGCAACAGGGACCTGCcaacagctgctgccaggccTCTCACACTGTTGGTCTCAAACTAGAAGCTCCTTTGGCCAGAACTGCGTCCCTGCATTTGAGGAAGC
This window harbors:
- the URB2 gene encoding unhealthy ribosome biogenesis protein 2 homolog isoform X1; this translates as MAAIYSGIYLKLKSAKTPWEDKLKLARFAWVSHQCVLPNKEQVLLDWVSHVLVSYYSKKYELEDEVVEKLWVYLDNIIHSRRLQDLLKSGKTIGLSFSIAQVINERLSEACSQKTQQNIGTVLSCSSGILSTPSLSIIYTAKCELLVDLLSKLAKLACQQLASDDAVGSQLFRVLQLTFTQYLLIQRQQTNPNRVFGQVTSHLLQPCLLLRHWLTVRSWTQADDNHVRQHLSREIRNQVETLLQAGLFQPELFLSYKEELLPEQNLQEKKKGALKSVLLPVSTVQTKLGSGFCEPALHGAAVAGSVSLLYKLFLDSYCKAENHLVCFHMLSSLFGCLRLSGLQQGVWEDMLSPADWSTELLALEQLLNLVLSSDIYNVARDRIRHKEVQFGFYRKLAQVLLRHSQASIPAWFRCLKLLMSLNHLIVEPDLDDLVASAWIDAEVSEPRTKKPQEALINTMFQTYSKLRQFPRLFEEVLTVICQPAADQLRLPVFSAGLTVKLHECLLELPPNQILDILCLFVEKCQTFIIPDVEGSVDMALKLLSVSLVLHAFLFNMRSLDDVTPSPVVLRTQSLLAKMQKGIIQPLMELLQAPRREEEKSDLWLRKASDSALLLVYTWVEVDTLFGVSCSKYVSPKAEIAAAVTEPAARHWGISALLPGVEEQCWERVMELANSFASTSKYCLELLTLQKIKMILIQTKADLQTLQHATAFILESGRSSMNRGESEPWDGDIGAISDLTYPTAHWHLIISNLTILLPFMSLKDVEYLANVLLETLVLAKDQEAAADQESFISIGKVSLGLMHSSFLPEMKVLHCAFLTSLIRRFARVLPTAAKDSVDQPVQQLSAGNIPWHEEMLAHCRSVDLWEAPSENKLQKNEFSLSWKTLEKVAQCIVLLAKSCCPVILKESQLESCLGLLEIASLLKLDSLLPSDCTRCFLVLLSLLANTRARVSCSKLLLLKFLSTCFRLLRCLQAGRNASCIFKVFHASDVLEAVMTSQLTASKFFTDVLTVPVWGQYLQEAQAFLENFLQMIIERRQSVRLNLEKFMSFLVSCKSDGGAAKSKGWKNWNPAAGQLLLMAFTTLCHVVTLHLQQLPEKKLQSANVLSALLEPVVVQMVRTVEDGLQSNTENEPLPVAFIPSVTTLLKADLSHAVKKGWQKEPSGFLEQPRIKLYQKFYSQILRELPCAGGNLQFLQSALQFLTIFCSVPELYPGKETAVMVVFAIKKLLSGPAITTQMIQSMQIELTEVLVQLLGNCSAEEFYTIMRLVLQGLEMRNVWQQKAKEVLSAVTLTKLLLSCPLSGDKEKAFWFASPQIITALAMQTKEACQDQSLVSTIVIPILETAAALLRQGEGILLNPHHVALSFSILLTVPLDHLKTEDYRGVFLGVHEVLFSIVQCHPKVLLKAAPSFLNSFHRLVVSVMHEGRQKGDRGNTDEFEVILKCAHLVERMYTHIAAEMEDFTVFSAFIVAQYVTELQKVTLHPAVKKHLTEGIYHILDLCIERDVKFLNASLPAGVREVFKDLYNDYNHYHKAKKQGEEKYTA
- the URB2 gene encoding unhealthy ribosome biogenesis protein 2 homolog isoform X2, with the protein product MAAIYSGIYLKLKSAKTPWEDKLKLARFAWVSHQCVLPNKEQVLLDWVSHVLVSYYSKKYELEDEVVEKLWVYLDNIIHSRRLQDLLKSGKTIGLSFSIAQVINERLSEACSQKTQQNIGTVLSCSSGILSTPSLSIIYTAKCELLVDLLSKLAKLACQQLASDDAVGSQLFRVLQLTFTQYLLIQRQQTNPNRVFGQVTSHLLQPCLLLRHWLTVRSWTQADDNHVRQHLSREIRNQVETLLQAGLFQPELFLSYKEELLPEQNLQEKKKGALKSVLLPVSTVQTKLGSGFCEPALHGAAVAGSVSLLYKLFLDSYCKAENHLVCFHMLSSLFGCLRLSGLQQGVWEDMLSPADWSTELLALEQLLNLVLSSDIYNVARDRIRHKEVQFGFYRKLAQVLLRHSQASIPAWFRCLKLLMSLNHLIVEPDLDDLVASAWIDAEVSEPRTKKPQEALINTMFQTYSKLRQFPRLFEEVLTVICQPAADQLRLPVFSAGLTVKLHECLLELPPNQILDILCLFVEKCQTFIIPDVEGSVDMALKLLSVSLVLHAFLFNMRSLDDVTPSPVVLRTQSLLAKMQKGIIQPLMELLQAPRREEEKSDLWLRKASDSALLLVYTWVEVDTLFGVSCSKYVSPKAEIAAAVTEPAARHWGISALLPGVEEQCWERVMELANSFASTSKYCLELLTLQKIKMILIQTKADLQTLQHATAFILESGRSSMNRGESEPWDGDIGAISDLTYPTAHWHLIISNLTILLPFMSLKDVEYLANVLLETLVLAKDQEAAADQESFISIGKVSLGLMHSSFLPEMKVLHCAFLTSLIRRFARVLPTAAKDSVDQPVQQLSAGNIPWHEEMLAHCRSVDLWEAPSENKLQKNEFSLSWKTLEKVAQCIVLLAKSCCPVILKESQLESCLGLLEIASLLKLDSLLPSDCTRCFLVLLSLLANTRARVSCSKLLLLKFLSTCFRLLRCLQAGRNASCIFKVFHASDVLEAVMTSQLTASKFFTDVLTVPVWGQYLQEAQAFLENFLQMIIERRQSVRLNLEKFMSFLVSCKSDGGAAKSKGWKNWNPAAGQLLLMAFTTLCHVVTLHLQQLPEKKLQSANVLSALLEPVVVQMVRTVEDGLQSNTENEPLPVAFIPSVTTLLKADLSHAVKKGWQKEPSGFLEQPRIKLYQKFYSQILRELPCAGGNLQFLQSALQFLTIFCSVPELYPGKETAVMVVFAIKKLLSGPAITTQMIQSMQIELTEVLVQLLGNCSAEEFYTIMRLVLQGLEMRNVWQQKAKEVLSAVTLTKLLLSCPLSGDKEKAFWFASPQIITALAMQTKEACQDQSLVSTIVIPILETAAALLRQGEGILLNPHHVALSFSILLTVPLDHLKTEDYRGVFLGVHEVLFSIVQCHPKVLLKAAPSFLNSFHRLVVSVMHEGRQKGDRVAGHEVNWYPGFPLMSYRLCHVQIYLG